A single window of Hemibagrus wyckioides isolate EC202008001 linkage group LG28, SWU_Hwy_1.0, whole genome shotgun sequence DNA harbors:
- the im:7138535 gene encoding protein FAM98B isoform X1 — translation MARETGIISAVKALGYDRDRCVKRCECDELPCPLISWLVVELRKICPELAVSLYIFPGDSGTILARELKEILKVMLYPYDTLSTETLTPIHLKRITEFLVSELQAARMLQYRERNPQDPEPLSESGKEQRQRKSFPDTDNVTQLDDKEVMKELSELFQVLEMEPASQFSDVYSQVELRLALLPEGKVQEPLLKTNLNSTQWSVLHQINQVLCKDYESRQQMMIKRFQVTLQSFAWGERGKERSTLMSAIPLVTMLLESSVSTALLLAAREDQSCILPVTAGPSTAIHKVLMGSVPDRGGRPGEIEPPMPVFTRRSEGGDGQRREKNKFKKREFSGKKKKNR, via the exons ATGGCGCGAGAGACTGGGATAATATCGGCTGTTAAAGCCCTGGG ATATGACAGAGATCGCTGTGTTAAACGGTGTGAATGTGATGAACTGCCCTGTCCACTGATTTCCTGGTTGGTGGTGGAGCTGAGAAAAATCTGCCCTGAACTTGCAG TGTCCCTGTACATCTTTCCAGGAGACAGTGGCACCATTCTGGCCAGGGAACTGAAAGAGATCCTGAAAGTCATGCTTTATCCTTACGACACGCTCAGCACAGAGACTCTGACCCCCATTCATCTCAAAAGAATAACAG AGTTCCTGGTGTCCGAGTTACAAGCAGCACGTATGCTGCAGTACAGAGAGCGCAATCCGCAAGACCCTGAGCCTCTGAGTGAGTCAGGGAAagagcagagacagagaaaatcaTTTCCGGATACTGATAATGTGACTCAATTGGATGACAAAGAAGTAATGAAGGAATTGTCAGAGTTGTTTCAGGTCCTGGAGATGGAGCCAGCCTCGCAGTTCAGTGATGTTTATTCACAG GTGGAGTTACGACTAGCCTTGCTCCCAGAGGGCAAAGTGCAAGAGCCGTTGCTAAAGACTAATCTGAATTCTACACAATGG AGCGTGCTGCATCAGATTAACCAAGTGCTCTGCAAGGACTACGAGTCCCGTCAGCAGATGATGATCAAACGCTTCCAAGTCACACTCCAGTCGTTTGCATGGGGAGAGCGAGGAAAG GAGCGCAGCACTCTGATGTCCGCCATACCTCTGGTTACAATGCTGCTCGAGTCGTCCGTTTCCACTGCACTGTTACTAGCAGCTAGAGAGGATCAGTCTTGCATTTTGCCTGTGACTGCAGGACCATCGACAGCCATTCACAAG GTGCTGATGGGTAGCGTGCCAGATAGAGGAGGTCGACCCGGAGAAATTGAACCTCCCATGCCAGTATTCACTCGACGTAGTGAAGGAGGCGACGGTCAGAGGCGTGAAAAGAATAAATTCAAGAAACGCGAGTTctctgggaaaaagaaaaagaatagatAG
- the hnrnpul1l gene encoding heterogeneous nuclear ribonucleoprotein U-like protein 1 isoform X1: MSTLNVKKLKVNELKEELQRRGLDTRGLKADLADRLQAALDAEAAGAAEEEEEQDAGEEEEEKRSGGGDFAADVSGNGADDELQCDDGNGGNQNEEKEVSEEEDESNVHSAAHFESTDFTSDDLKQPDQGFGQPVEQGYDEGQEDDWSNDEPVKSEGSEDPEVKQEYEEPDAKPEQFEETHEQEEVTQPETEQTEQQVTDVKAEPKKNDDTPQQEEAANNCVPAEDGRAAHVKTEDDQQTSQSRKRPHDDSRGYGYYEHREDRSRGRSPQPPAEEEEEDFDENLVAIDTYNCDLHFKVSRDRYSGYPLTIEGFAYLWAGARATYGVTKGRMCYEMKITEEIAVKHLPSSEPDPHVVRIGWSLDSCSTQLGEEPSSYGYGGTGKKSSNCKFEDYGEKFGENDVIGCYLDFESGEQVEMAFSKNGKWLGPCYSISREELAGRPLFPHILVKNCAIEFNFGQKEEPYFPPPEGYTFIQELELQDRSRGTVGPATKAECEILMMVGLPGSGKTTWAIKHSKENPEKKFNILGTNAIMDKMKVMGLRRQRNYAGRWDILISQATQCLNRLIQIAARKKRNYILDQTNVYGSAQRRKMRPFEGFQRKAIVICPTDEDLKERTLKRTDEEGKDVPDHAVLEMKANYVLPDAGECLDEVIFIELQREEADALIKQYNEEGRKAGPPPEKRFDNRPGGFRGRGFQRYEHQGAPQGARGSYQNRGSTAGGGYRGAYNRGGFNQNRWGNNYRDSGSWGGYNRSQQPGGSYNHSRQSSYNKGGSGSSGSYSQSQPQSYNQGYSQSYNQGSYSQGYNYGNYSQYPGYNQGYSQTPAVTGQTYNHQQQPQQQQQQPQQPQQPQSYNQQYQQYAQQWQQYYQNQSQWNQYYNQYGNYGNYQQGQGSQQ, translated from the exons ATGAGCACGCTAAACGTGAAGAAGCTCAAAGTGAACGAGCTAAAAGAGGAGCTGCAGCGCCGTGGCCTGGACACTCGGGGTCTGAAGGCGGATTTAGCGGACAGGCTACAGGCGGCGCTGGACGCTGAGGCCGCCGgagcagcagaagaagaagaagagcaggaCGCcggggaagaggaggaagagaagaggagcGGCGGCGGAG ATTTTGCTGCTGATGTGTCAGGTAACGGAGCAGACGACGAGCTTCAGTGCGACGACGGAAATGGCGGCAATCAGAACGAGGAAAAGGAGGTGAgcgaagaggaagatgagagtaACGTACACAGCGCTGCCCATTTCGAATCGACCGACTTCACCTCTGATGATCTGAAACAACCAGATCAAGGCTTCGGGCAGCCAGTAGAACAAGGGTATGACGAAGGTCAAGAAGACGATTGGAGCAATGATGAGCCAGTTAAGAGCGAGGGCTCTGAGGATCCCGAAGTGAAACAGGAGTACGAGGAGCCGGATGCAAAACCAGAGCAGTTTGAGGAAACACATGAGCAGGAGGAAGTCACACAGCCAGAAACGGAACAGACTGAGCAACAGGTGACCGATGTAAAAG CAGAGCCCAAGAAGAACGATGACACGCCACAGCAAGAGGAGGCAGCAAACAACTGTGTTCCTGCAGAAGATGGCCGAGCGGCGCACGTTAAAACGGAAGATGACCAACAGACATCGCAGAGCCGCAAAAGACCACACGACGATAGTCGTGGATACGGATACTACGAGCATCGTGAAGACAGAAG CAGAGGCCGGTCACCTCAGCCCCCagcagaggaagaggaagaagacttTGATGAAAACCTTGTGGCTATTGACACCT aTAACTGTGACCTGCATTTCAAGGTGTCCCGAGACCGGTACAGTGGATACCCACTTACCATCGAGGGCTTTGCGTACTTGTGGGCAGGTGCCCGAGCTACTTACGGTGTTACCAAAGGACGCATGTGCTATGAAATGAAG ATCACTGAGGAGATCGCTGTAAAGCACCTTCCATCCAGCGAGCCTGATCCCCATGTGGTGAGAATTGGCTGGTCTTTGGACTCCTGTAGCACCCAGCTTG GAGAGGAACCCTCCTCCTATGGCTATGGTGGAACTGGCAAGAAGTCCTCAAACTGTAAATTCGAGGACTATGGAGAGAAGTTTGGTGAAAATGATGTCATCGGCTGCTACCtt GATTTTGAGAGTGGAGAGCAAGTGGAGATGGCGTTCTCCAAAAATGGTAAGTGGCTCGGGCCTTGCTACAGCATCTCTCGTGAGGAGCTGGCTGGTCGTCCTCTCTTCCCACACATCCTGGTGAAGAACTGCGCTATAGAGTTCAACTTCGGACAGAAGGAGGAGCCGTATTTTCCTCCACCAGAGGGCTACACATTTATCCAGGAGTTGGAGTTGCAAGACAGAAGCAGAGGAACGGTCGGACCAGCTACCAAAGCAGAGTGCGAG ATCCTAATGATGGTCGGACTGCCCGGCAGTGGAAAGACCACATGGGCCATTAAGCACTCCAAGGAGAACCCTGAAAAGAAGTTTAACATTCTGGGTACCAATGCCATAATGGACAAGATGAAG GTGATGGGACTTCGTCGCCAGAGGAACTACGCCGGACGCTGGGACATTCTCATCTCGCAGGCCACGCAGTGCCTCAATCGCCTCATCCAGATTGCCGCTCGCAAGAAACGCAACTACATCCTGGACCAG ACAAATGTATATGGATCAGCCCAGAGACGAAAAATGCGTCCTTTTGAAGGGTTTCAACGCAAGGCTATTGTAATTTGTCCAACGGATGAGGATTTAAAAGAGCGAACATTAAAGCGAACTGATGAGGAAGGGAAGGATGTACCCGATCATGCTGTGTTAGAAATGAAAG CCAACTATGTGCTGCCTGATGCCGGCGAGTGCCTGGACGAGGTGATCTTCATAGAACTGCAGCGCGAGGAGGCTGACGCACTCATCAAGCAGTACAACGAGGAAGGCCGAAAGGCTGGCCCACCACCCGAAAAGCGCTTCGATAACCGGCCCGGAGGCTTCCGCGGCCGTGGATTCCAGCGCTACGAGCACCAAGGCGCGCCGCAAGGTGCACGAGGCTCGTACCAGAACCGGGGCAGCACTGCAGGAGGTGGCTACCGTGGAG CCTACAACCGTGGAGGGTTCAACCAGAACCGCTGGGGAAACAACTACAGAGATTCAGGAAGCTGGGGAGGTTACAACCGCAGCCAACAACCAGGAGGCAGCTACAACCACAGCCGCCAGAGCTCCTACAACAAAGGAGGAAGTGGATCCAGTGGGAGCTACAGTCAGTCCCAG CCTCAGAGCTACAATCAAGGTTACAGCCAAAGTTACAACCAAGGCAGTTACAGCCAGGGATACAACTACGGAAACTACAGCCAGTACCCAGGTTACAACCAGGGTTATAGCCAGACACCTGCAGTCACGGGCCAGACATACAACCACCAGCAGCAgccgcagcagcagcagcaacaaccgCAGCAGCCGCAGCAGCCGCAGAGCTACAACCAGCAGTACCAGCAG TacgctcagcagtggcagcagtaTTACCAGAACCAGAGCCAATGGAACCAGTACTACAACCAGTACGGAAATTACGGCAACTACCAGCAGGGCCAGGGCTCACAGCAGTAG
- the im:7138535 gene encoding protein FAM98A isoform X2, which yields MARETGIISAVKALGYDRDRCVKRCECDELPCPLISWLVVELRKICPELAGDSGTILARELKEILKVMLYPYDTLSTETLTPIHLKRITEFLVSELQAARMLQYRERNPQDPEPLSESGKEQRQRKSFPDTDNVTQLDDKEVMKELSELFQVLEMEPASQFSDVYSQVELRLALLPEGKVQEPLLKTNLNSTQWSVLHQINQVLCKDYESRQQMMIKRFQVTLQSFAWGERGKERSTLMSAIPLVTMLLESSVSTALLLAAREDQSCILPVTAGPSTAIHKVLMGSVPDRGGRPGEIEPPMPVFTRRSEGGDGQRREKNKFKKREFSGKKKKNR from the exons ATGGCGCGAGAGACTGGGATAATATCGGCTGTTAAAGCCCTGGG ATATGACAGAGATCGCTGTGTTAAACGGTGTGAATGTGATGAACTGCCCTGTCCACTGATTTCCTGGTTGGTGGTGGAGCTGAGAAAAATCTGCCCTGAACTTGCAG GAGACAGTGGCACCATTCTGGCCAGGGAACTGAAAGAGATCCTGAAAGTCATGCTTTATCCTTACGACACGCTCAGCACAGAGACTCTGACCCCCATTCATCTCAAAAGAATAACAG AGTTCCTGGTGTCCGAGTTACAAGCAGCACGTATGCTGCAGTACAGAGAGCGCAATCCGCAAGACCCTGAGCCTCTGAGTGAGTCAGGGAAagagcagagacagagaaaatcaTTTCCGGATACTGATAATGTGACTCAATTGGATGACAAAGAAGTAATGAAGGAATTGTCAGAGTTGTTTCAGGTCCTGGAGATGGAGCCAGCCTCGCAGTTCAGTGATGTTTATTCACAG GTGGAGTTACGACTAGCCTTGCTCCCAGAGGGCAAAGTGCAAGAGCCGTTGCTAAAGACTAATCTGAATTCTACACAATGG AGCGTGCTGCATCAGATTAACCAAGTGCTCTGCAAGGACTACGAGTCCCGTCAGCAGATGATGATCAAACGCTTCCAAGTCACACTCCAGTCGTTTGCATGGGGAGAGCGAGGAAAG GAGCGCAGCACTCTGATGTCCGCCATACCTCTGGTTACAATGCTGCTCGAGTCGTCCGTTTCCACTGCACTGTTACTAGCAGCTAGAGAGGATCAGTCTTGCATTTTGCCTGTGACTGCAGGACCATCGACAGCCATTCACAAG GTGCTGATGGGTAGCGTGCCAGATAGAGGAGGTCGACCCGGAGAAATTGAACCTCCCATGCCAGTATTCACTCGACGTAGTGAAGGAGGCGACGGTCAGAGGCGTGAAAAGAATAAATTCAAGAAACGCGAGTTctctgggaaaaagaaaaagaatagatAG
- the hnrnpul1l gene encoding heterogeneous nuclear ribonucleoprotein U-like protein 1 isoform X2 produces MSTLNVKKLKVNELKEELQRRGLDTRGLKADLADRLQAALDAEAAGAAEEEEEQDAGEEEEEKRSGGGDFAADVSGNGADDELQCDDGNGGNQNEEKEVSEEEDESNVHSAAHFESTDFTSDDLKQPDQGFGQPVEQGYDEGQEDDWSNDEPVKSEGSEDPEVKQEYEEPDAKPEQFEETHEQEEVTQPETEQTEQQVTDVKAEPKKNDDTPQQEEAANNCVPAEDGRAAHVKTEDDQQTSQSRKRPHDDSRGYGYYEHREDRRGRSPQPPAEEEEEDFDENLVAIDTYNCDLHFKVSRDRYSGYPLTIEGFAYLWAGARATYGVTKGRMCYEMKITEEIAVKHLPSSEPDPHVVRIGWSLDSCSTQLGEEPSSYGYGGTGKKSSNCKFEDYGEKFGENDVIGCYLDFESGEQVEMAFSKNGKWLGPCYSISREELAGRPLFPHILVKNCAIEFNFGQKEEPYFPPPEGYTFIQELELQDRSRGTVGPATKAECEILMMVGLPGSGKTTWAIKHSKENPEKKFNILGTNAIMDKMKVMGLRRQRNYAGRWDILISQATQCLNRLIQIAARKKRNYILDQTNVYGSAQRRKMRPFEGFQRKAIVICPTDEDLKERTLKRTDEEGKDVPDHAVLEMKANYVLPDAGECLDEVIFIELQREEADALIKQYNEEGRKAGPPPEKRFDNRPGGFRGRGFQRYEHQGAPQGARGSYQNRGSTAGGGYRGAYNRGGFNQNRWGNNYRDSGSWGGYNRSQQPGGSYNHSRQSSYNKGGSGSSGSYSQSQPQSYNQGYSQSYNQGSYSQGYNYGNYSQYPGYNQGYSQTPAVTGQTYNHQQQPQQQQQQPQQPQQPQSYNQQYQQYAQQWQQYYQNQSQWNQYYNQYGNYGNYQQGQGSQQ; encoded by the exons ATGAGCACGCTAAACGTGAAGAAGCTCAAAGTGAACGAGCTAAAAGAGGAGCTGCAGCGCCGTGGCCTGGACACTCGGGGTCTGAAGGCGGATTTAGCGGACAGGCTACAGGCGGCGCTGGACGCTGAGGCCGCCGgagcagcagaagaagaagaagagcaggaCGCcggggaagaggaggaagagaagaggagcGGCGGCGGAG ATTTTGCTGCTGATGTGTCAGGTAACGGAGCAGACGACGAGCTTCAGTGCGACGACGGAAATGGCGGCAATCAGAACGAGGAAAAGGAGGTGAgcgaagaggaagatgagagtaACGTACACAGCGCTGCCCATTTCGAATCGACCGACTTCACCTCTGATGATCTGAAACAACCAGATCAAGGCTTCGGGCAGCCAGTAGAACAAGGGTATGACGAAGGTCAAGAAGACGATTGGAGCAATGATGAGCCAGTTAAGAGCGAGGGCTCTGAGGATCCCGAAGTGAAACAGGAGTACGAGGAGCCGGATGCAAAACCAGAGCAGTTTGAGGAAACACATGAGCAGGAGGAAGTCACACAGCCAGAAACGGAACAGACTGAGCAACAGGTGACCGATGTAAAAG CAGAGCCCAAGAAGAACGATGACACGCCACAGCAAGAGGAGGCAGCAAACAACTGTGTTCCTGCAGAAGATGGCCGAGCGGCGCACGTTAAAACGGAAGATGACCAACAGACATCGCAGAGCCGCAAAAGACCACACGACGATAGTCGTGGATACGGATACTACGAGCATCGTGAAGACAGAAG AGGCCGGTCACCTCAGCCCCCagcagaggaagaggaagaagacttTGATGAAAACCTTGTGGCTATTGACACCT aTAACTGTGACCTGCATTTCAAGGTGTCCCGAGACCGGTACAGTGGATACCCACTTACCATCGAGGGCTTTGCGTACTTGTGGGCAGGTGCCCGAGCTACTTACGGTGTTACCAAAGGACGCATGTGCTATGAAATGAAG ATCACTGAGGAGATCGCTGTAAAGCACCTTCCATCCAGCGAGCCTGATCCCCATGTGGTGAGAATTGGCTGGTCTTTGGACTCCTGTAGCACCCAGCTTG GAGAGGAACCCTCCTCCTATGGCTATGGTGGAACTGGCAAGAAGTCCTCAAACTGTAAATTCGAGGACTATGGAGAGAAGTTTGGTGAAAATGATGTCATCGGCTGCTACCtt GATTTTGAGAGTGGAGAGCAAGTGGAGATGGCGTTCTCCAAAAATGGTAAGTGGCTCGGGCCTTGCTACAGCATCTCTCGTGAGGAGCTGGCTGGTCGTCCTCTCTTCCCACACATCCTGGTGAAGAACTGCGCTATAGAGTTCAACTTCGGACAGAAGGAGGAGCCGTATTTTCCTCCACCAGAGGGCTACACATTTATCCAGGAGTTGGAGTTGCAAGACAGAAGCAGAGGAACGGTCGGACCAGCTACCAAAGCAGAGTGCGAG ATCCTAATGATGGTCGGACTGCCCGGCAGTGGAAAGACCACATGGGCCATTAAGCACTCCAAGGAGAACCCTGAAAAGAAGTTTAACATTCTGGGTACCAATGCCATAATGGACAAGATGAAG GTGATGGGACTTCGTCGCCAGAGGAACTACGCCGGACGCTGGGACATTCTCATCTCGCAGGCCACGCAGTGCCTCAATCGCCTCATCCAGATTGCCGCTCGCAAGAAACGCAACTACATCCTGGACCAG ACAAATGTATATGGATCAGCCCAGAGACGAAAAATGCGTCCTTTTGAAGGGTTTCAACGCAAGGCTATTGTAATTTGTCCAACGGATGAGGATTTAAAAGAGCGAACATTAAAGCGAACTGATGAGGAAGGGAAGGATGTACCCGATCATGCTGTGTTAGAAATGAAAG CCAACTATGTGCTGCCTGATGCCGGCGAGTGCCTGGACGAGGTGATCTTCATAGAACTGCAGCGCGAGGAGGCTGACGCACTCATCAAGCAGTACAACGAGGAAGGCCGAAAGGCTGGCCCACCACCCGAAAAGCGCTTCGATAACCGGCCCGGAGGCTTCCGCGGCCGTGGATTCCAGCGCTACGAGCACCAAGGCGCGCCGCAAGGTGCACGAGGCTCGTACCAGAACCGGGGCAGCACTGCAGGAGGTGGCTACCGTGGAG CCTACAACCGTGGAGGGTTCAACCAGAACCGCTGGGGAAACAACTACAGAGATTCAGGAAGCTGGGGAGGTTACAACCGCAGCCAACAACCAGGAGGCAGCTACAACCACAGCCGCCAGAGCTCCTACAACAAAGGAGGAAGTGGATCCAGTGGGAGCTACAGTCAGTCCCAG CCTCAGAGCTACAATCAAGGTTACAGCCAAAGTTACAACCAAGGCAGTTACAGCCAGGGATACAACTACGGAAACTACAGCCAGTACCCAGGTTACAACCAGGGTTATAGCCAGACACCTGCAGTCACGGGCCAGACATACAACCACCAGCAGCAgccgcagcagcagcagcaacaaccgCAGCAGCCGCAGCAGCCGCAGAGCTACAACCAGCAGTACCAGCAG TacgctcagcagtggcagcagtaTTACCAGAACCAGAGCCAATGGAACCAGTACTACAACCAGTACGGAAATTACGGCAACTACCAGCAGGGCCAGGGCTCACAGCAGTAG
- the hnrnpul1l gene encoding heterogeneous nuclear ribonucleoprotein U-like protein 1 isoform X3: MSTLNVKKLKVNELKEELQRRGLDTRGLKADLADRLQAALDAEAAGAAEEEEEQDAGEEEEEKRSGGGDFAADVSGNGADDELQCDDGNGGNQNEEKEVSEEEDESNVHSAAHFESTDFTSDDLKQPDQGFGQPVEQGYDEGQEDDWSNDEPVKSEGSEDPEVKQEYEEPDAKPEQFEETHEQEEVTQPETEQTEQQVTDVKEPKKNDDTPQQEEAANNCVPAEDGRAAHVKTEDDQQTSQSRKRPHDDSRGYGYYEHREDRSRGRSPQPPAEEEEEDFDENLVAIDTYNCDLHFKVSRDRYSGYPLTIEGFAYLWAGARATYGVTKGRMCYEMKITEEIAVKHLPSSEPDPHVVRIGWSLDSCSTQLGEEPSSYGYGGTGKKSSNCKFEDYGEKFGENDVIGCYLDFESGEQVEMAFSKNGKWLGPCYSISREELAGRPLFPHILVKNCAIEFNFGQKEEPYFPPPEGYTFIQELELQDRSRGTVGPATKAECEILMMVGLPGSGKTTWAIKHSKENPEKKFNILGTNAIMDKMKVMGLRRQRNYAGRWDILISQATQCLNRLIQIAARKKRNYILDQTNVYGSAQRRKMRPFEGFQRKAIVICPTDEDLKERTLKRTDEEGKDVPDHAVLEMKANYVLPDAGECLDEVIFIELQREEADALIKQYNEEGRKAGPPPEKRFDNRPGGFRGRGFQRYEHQGAPQGARGSYQNRGSTAGGGYRGAYNRGGFNQNRWGNNYRDSGSWGGYNRSQQPGGSYNHSRQSSYNKGGSGSSGSYSQSQPQSYNQGYSQSYNQGSYSQGYNYGNYSQYPGYNQGYSQTPAVTGQTYNHQQQPQQQQQQPQQPQQPQSYNQQYQQYAQQWQQYYQNQSQWNQYYNQYGNYGNYQQGQGSQQ; encoded by the exons ATGAGCACGCTAAACGTGAAGAAGCTCAAAGTGAACGAGCTAAAAGAGGAGCTGCAGCGCCGTGGCCTGGACACTCGGGGTCTGAAGGCGGATTTAGCGGACAGGCTACAGGCGGCGCTGGACGCTGAGGCCGCCGgagcagcagaagaagaagaagagcaggaCGCcggggaagaggaggaagagaagaggagcGGCGGCGGAG ATTTTGCTGCTGATGTGTCAGGTAACGGAGCAGACGACGAGCTTCAGTGCGACGACGGAAATGGCGGCAATCAGAACGAGGAAAAGGAGGTGAgcgaagaggaagatgagagtaACGTACACAGCGCTGCCCATTTCGAATCGACCGACTTCACCTCTGATGATCTGAAACAACCAGATCAAGGCTTCGGGCAGCCAGTAGAACAAGGGTATGACGAAGGTCAAGAAGACGATTGGAGCAATGATGAGCCAGTTAAGAGCGAGGGCTCTGAGGATCCCGAAGTGAAACAGGAGTACGAGGAGCCGGATGCAAAACCAGAGCAGTTTGAGGAAACACATGAGCAGGAGGAAGTCACACAGCCAGAAACGGAACAGACTGAGCAACAGGTGACCGATGTAAAAG AGCCCAAGAAGAACGATGACACGCCACAGCAAGAGGAGGCAGCAAACAACTGTGTTCCTGCAGAAGATGGCCGAGCGGCGCACGTTAAAACGGAAGATGACCAACAGACATCGCAGAGCCGCAAAAGACCACACGACGATAGTCGTGGATACGGATACTACGAGCATCGTGAAGACAGAAG CAGAGGCCGGTCACCTCAGCCCCCagcagaggaagaggaagaagacttTGATGAAAACCTTGTGGCTATTGACACCT aTAACTGTGACCTGCATTTCAAGGTGTCCCGAGACCGGTACAGTGGATACCCACTTACCATCGAGGGCTTTGCGTACTTGTGGGCAGGTGCCCGAGCTACTTACGGTGTTACCAAAGGACGCATGTGCTATGAAATGAAG ATCACTGAGGAGATCGCTGTAAAGCACCTTCCATCCAGCGAGCCTGATCCCCATGTGGTGAGAATTGGCTGGTCTTTGGACTCCTGTAGCACCCAGCTTG GAGAGGAACCCTCCTCCTATGGCTATGGTGGAACTGGCAAGAAGTCCTCAAACTGTAAATTCGAGGACTATGGAGAGAAGTTTGGTGAAAATGATGTCATCGGCTGCTACCtt GATTTTGAGAGTGGAGAGCAAGTGGAGATGGCGTTCTCCAAAAATGGTAAGTGGCTCGGGCCTTGCTACAGCATCTCTCGTGAGGAGCTGGCTGGTCGTCCTCTCTTCCCACACATCCTGGTGAAGAACTGCGCTATAGAGTTCAACTTCGGACAGAAGGAGGAGCCGTATTTTCCTCCACCAGAGGGCTACACATTTATCCAGGAGTTGGAGTTGCAAGACAGAAGCAGAGGAACGGTCGGACCAGCTACCAAAGCAGAGTGCGAG ATCCTAATGATGGTCGGACTGCCCGGCAGTGGAAAGACCACATGGGCCATTAAGCACTCCAAGGAGAACCCTGAAAAGAAGTTTAACATTCTGGGTACCAATGCCATAATGGACAAGATGAAG GTGATGGGACTTCGTCGCCAGAGGAACTACGCCGGACGCTGGGACATTCTCATCTCGCAGGCCACGCAGTGCCTCAATCGCCTCATCCAGATTGCCGCTCGCAAGAAACGCAACTACATCCTGGACCAG ACAAATGTATATGGATCAGCCCAGAGACGAAAAATGCGTCCTTTTGAAGGGTTTCAACGCAAGGCTATTGTAATTTGTCCAACGGATGAGGATTTAAAAGAGCGAACATTAAAGCGAACTGATGAGGAAGGGAAGGATGTACCCGATCATGCTGTGTTAGAAATGAAAG CCAACTATGTGCTGCCTGATGCCGGCGAGTGCCTGGACGAGGTGATCTTCATAGAACTGCAGCGCGAGGAGGCTGACGCACTCATCAAGCAGTACAACGAGGAAGGCCGAAAGGCTGGCCCACCACCCGAAAAGCGCTTCGATAACCGGCCCGGAGGCTTCCGCGGCCGTGGATTCCAGCGCTACGAGCACCAAGGCGCGCCGCAAGGTGCACGAGGCTCGTACCAGAACCGGGGCAGCACTGCAGGAGGTGGCTACCGTGGAG CCTACAACCGTGGAGGGTTCAACCAGAACCGCTGGGGAAACAACTACAGAGATTCAGGAAGCTGGGGAGGTTACAACCGCAGCCAACAACCAGGAGGCAGCTACAACCACAGCCGCCAGAGCTCCTACAACAAAGGAGGAAGTGGATCCAGTGGGAGCTACAGTCAGTCCCAG CCTCAGAGCTACAATCAAGGTTACAGCCAAAGTTACAACCAAGGCAGTTACAGCCAGGGATACAACTACGGAAACTACAGCCAGTACCCAGGTTACAACCAGGGTTATAGCCAGACACCTGCAGTCACGGGCCAGACATACAACCACCAGCAGCAgccgcagcagcagcagcaacaaccgCAGCAGCCGCAGCAGCCGCAGAGCTACAACCAGCAGTACCAGCAG TacgctcagcagtggcagcagtaTTACCAGAACCAGAGCCAATGGAACCAGTACTACAACCAGTACGGAAATTACGGCAACTACCAGCAGGGCCAGGGCTCACAGCAGTAG